The genomic stretch GCTGGAAACCTGCCGAAGAGCGGGCAGATGTCCTCGAAGCCTTCGCCCGGATGGAAGGCGAGGCGGGCCGGATCCGCCTCGGCATTGCACGCGCCGAGGGCGTGCCGGTCGCGGCGCAGTTCTGGACGGTCGAGAACGGCACGGCCTACATCCACAAGCTGGCGCATACCGAGGCGGCCAAACCGCTCTCCGCCGGCACGACGCTAAGTGCGGCGCTGTTCGAGCATGCGATCGACATCGATGGAGTCGACCTTATCGACTTCGGCACCGGTTCGGATGCCTACAAGCGCGACTGGATGGAAACGGTCCGCCCGCGCTACCGGCTCGAATGCCATGACTGGCGCAACCCCCGCAGCTGGAAGCGCATCGCCAAGGCCGTGGCGCGGCGCCTTGCACGTGGCAATTCGCGCCGCTAAGGGCAACGCCTCGCGACGTAGGGGATACGCAAGCTACATGACCGCCGGGACCGCCACAGCAGAGCCGACAGGGCCGAGCCGCAGCGCAATCGACACCACCCTGCGCGCCATCCTGCGCGATGTGCTCGCGCTGGATCAGAACCAGGTCGAAACCTTCGACGCTGACACCGGCCTGTTCGGCCACTTGCCGGAACTCGATTCCATGGCGGTTGCGGGCCTCTTCACCGAGATGGAAGACCGGCTCGACATCGTGATCGACGACGACGATGTCGATGGCGAAATGCTCGAAACTTATGGCGGCCTGCTAGCCTTCGCCGAGGCGAAGACGGTCGAGAGCTGACCGGTACGGTGTATAGCAGCTGGCCCTGCCCGATGCCTTCCGGGGCGACGGCGGACGAGATGCTGCTCGGCTTCGATCGCAAGCGGGACCATCGCCTGCTAGTGCTGATGCCGCTGTTCGACGAGGCCAGCAAGATGCGCCGGCAAGTCGTTGAAACCATGCGCATTCTCGATCAGTCGGGCGTCGATTGCTTCTGCCCCGATTTACCGGGCTGCAACGAAAGCGTCAGGTCGCATGCAGAGCAGCGCCTCTCTGGTTGGCGGGACGCCGCTGCAAGCGCAGCGGCACACGTTCAGGCGACCCATGTGCTTGGCGTGCGGTCTGGCTGTCTGGTGGCGCCTGGAGACCTGCCCGGCTGGGCATACGAGCGTGTGAAGCCAAGCTCCGTTCTTTCGCGCCTTGCACGCGCGGAACAGATATCTGTCCGCGAAGCCAATCAGGCTGTCACGGCAAAAGAGCTGATCGCCGAAGGTTGCGAGAAAGGCGTCACGCTGGCCGGCTGGCCCCTCGGAGCCGATCTCGTGAACGAGCTGGCCGCGAGTGAATTGGAAAAGAGTCGGCCCCACCTACCAATAACGCAGGAAGAAGTCGGCGGAAGCCCCCTCTGGTTGCGCGCGGAACCCGGCTTCGATCCTGCGCAGGCCAAGGCGCTGGCCGCGATCCTCGTCGAGCGTTTGGACTTGTCATGAGCAGGCTCCCGCTGACCTTCGAATGCCAGGGCAAGCGCTGCGGTGCCACGCTGGACAGCGCGCCCGGAACTACCGGCCTGCTGATGGTGAGCGGCGGAAACGAGGTGCGCGCGGGCGCATTCAACGGCGCTTCGCGGCTCGCTAGGGAGATCGCGACGAAAGCCTTTCCCGTCTTCCGCTTCGACCGTCGCGGGATCGGCGACAGCGAGGGCGAGAACCGCGGCTATCGCAAATCCCGCAAAGACATCGCCGCAGCCTTGCTCGCCTTTCGCGCGCTCGCCCCGCAAGTAGAGCGCGTGGTCGCTTTCGGAAATTGCGATGCGGCAACCGCGCTCATGCTGGCGAGCGGCGCGGAGTGCGACGCCCTTGTTCTGAGCAATCCCTGGGTGATCGACGACGAGACCGATACCACGCCCTCGCCCGCCGCTATCCGGTCGCGCTACGCCAGCAAGCTGGCCAATCCCGCCGAATTGAAGCGATTACTCACCGGCAAGGTCGACTTGAGAAAGCTGGTGCGAGGACTCGGCCGGGCCGCCCAACCACGGCCCACTGCTTCATCGCTTGCCGAGGAAGCCCGCGAAGGGCTAGCGGCTTTCCTCGGGCCGGTGACGATCCTGCTCGCCGAGAACGACCGCACCGCCCTGCATTTTGCCGAGCAATGGGACGACTCCGACACCCGCATCCGCCGATGCCCGAACGCGGGCCATGCCTATGCGGGCGAAGCGGCGCATGTCTGGCTGCGGGCGCAACTGCTCGAAGCGCTGAGAGCCTAGCCGCGAGTGAAGTAGCTGGTCAGCTCGACGTGGGTCGACCAGCGGAATTGGCCCACCGGGCGGAGTTTCTCGAGCCGGAAACCCGCATCGACCAGCGTGCGCGCATCCTTGGCCCAGCTTGCCGGGTTGCAGCTGACATAGGCGACGCGGGTGGCTTCGCTTGCCGCAATCTGCGCGATCTGCTCGCGCGCACCAGCACGTGGCGGGTCGAGCAAGAGCGCGCCGAACCGGCTTGCCTCATCGGGCTGCAGGGGATTGCGGAACAGGTCGCGATGCATCGCGTGGACGGGAAGGCCCCGCGAATTGGCTGCGGATTTGCACGCGAGGTGCGTATCGCGCGCGGCCTCCACGGCCAGCACCTTGGGAGGTCCAGCCAGCGCAAACGCGAATGTGCCGAGCCCTGAGAACAGATCGGCGATGGTATTCGCGCCCTGCAGATATGCCTTGGCATCCTCGACCAAGGCATTTTCTCCGTCCTGCGTCGGCTGGAGAAAGCTGCCATGCGGAAAACCGACTGGAACCGGGCCGAGCGTAACGGTGGCCGGTTGCGGTTCCCATTGGGTTTCCGCGCCGTATCCGCGATCGAGCGACAGTCGCGCCAGACCGTGGTCCCGCGCGAAATCGAGCAGCGCTTCGGTAGCTGCCAAGCCCTCGGCCTCGATCCCCTTGATCGTGCAATCGACACCCTGGTCGACCATCGTCAATTCGACATCGACCGGCTGGCGACCGGCATAGGCGGCTATCAGCTGCCTTAGCGGGGGCACCAGTGCCGCAAGCTCCGGGAGGAGGACGGGACACTCGCGCAGGTCGACGATCCGATGCGAGCGCGCTTCGCGAAACCCCAGCACTGCACTCTTGCCTTTTCTCAATCCATGGAGCGTCGCGCGGCGGCGCGTTGCCGGCGGCGAAAGGTGCGTGGGCAGCACGTCTTGCGGCTCGATGCTCTGCCCATGCGCCGCATGGAGCACGCGGTCGGTGACGAACTGGCGCAAAGCGTCCTCGCCAGCATGCTGGACCTGGCAGCCACCACAGCCCTTGTCTTGTGCCACGGCGAAGTGACGGCACGGCGGTTCGACATGTTGCGGCCCTGCGTCGAGCGTGCCATCGGGCAGCACGACGTCACCCGGGACACCTCCCGTTACATGACGGCCGGAGGCCGTAACGCCATCGCCGCGGGCGGCAATGCGCTGGATCGGCTCGCCTTCGCTCACAGGAAGCTCGCCATGGCCGGTATCAGCGCGCACGCCAGATCGCTGGCCGAGAAGGCCGGGGCGGCCCGTCTAGCGGCCTCGTGATGAAGCCAGACCGCTTCCTCGCAGGCGCGCATCGTGTCCGAATGCACCGCCAAACGTGACGCCACTATGCCGGCGAGCACATCGCCGCTGCCTGCCACCGATAACCAGCTCGATCCGCGCGGGAAAAAGCGCATTCCCTCACGGTCCGCCAGCACAGTGTCGGGTCCCTTGGCCAACACGGTCATTCCAGTGACGTCGTGCAACCTCCGTGCGCGGTCGAGCTTGCTTTGAAGCGTGACGCCAAAGCTTTCGCACAACGTCGCAAGCTCGCCCTCGTGCGGCGTCAGGCAGAGCTTCGTGACGTCGGCCCCCTTCAGCATATCTGGCCGCAGGAGATGCAGAGCGTCTGCATCGAGAACGCATGGGCGGCCGCT from Qipengyuania profundimaris encodes the following:
- a CDS encoding phosphopantetheine-binding protein — translated: MTAGTATAEPTGPSRSAIDTTLRAILRDVLALDQNQVETFDADTGLFGHLPELDSMAVAGLFTEMEDRLDIVIDDDDVDGEMLETYGGLLAFAEAKTVES
- a CDS encoding hydrolase 1, exosortase A system-associated, producing MSRLPLTFECQGKRCGATLDSAPGTTGLLMVSGGNEVRAGAFNGASRLAREIATKAFPVFRFDRRGIGDSEGENRGYRKSRKDIAAALLAFRALAPQVERVVAFGNCDAATALMLASGAECDALVLSNPWVIDDETDTTPSPAAIRSRYASKLANPAELKRLLTGKVDLRKLVRGLGRAAQPRPTASSLAEEAREGLAAFLGPVTILLAENDRTALHFAEQWDDSDTRIRRCPNAGHAYAGEAAHVWLRAQLLEALRA
- a CDS encoding class I SAM-dependent RNA methyltransferase yields the protein MSEGEPIQRIAARGDGVTASGRHVTGGVPGDVVLPDGTLDAGPQHVEPPCRHFAVAQDKGCGGCQVQHAGEDALRQFVTDRVLHAAHGQSIEPQDVLPTHLSPPATRRRATLHGLRKGKSAVLGFREARSHRIVDLRECPVLLPELAALVPPLRQLIAAYAGRQPVDVELTMVDQGVDCTIKGIEAEGLAATEALLDFARDHGLARLSLDRGYGAETQWEPQPATVTLGPVPVGFPHGSFLQPTQDGENALVEDAKAYLQGANTIADLFSGLGTFAFALAGPPKVLAVEAARDTHLACKSAANSRGLPVHAMHRDLFRNPLQPDEASRFGALLLDPPRAGAREQIAQIAASEATRVAYVSCNPASWAKDARTLVDAGFRLEKLRPVGQFRWSTHVELTSYFTRG